The Polypterus senegalus isolate Bchr_013 chromosome 10, ASM1683550v1, whole genome shotgun sequence genomic interval CTGCCCTACTCGGGCTCCTTTATATTCTATAGGTGCAGGTGTCTTAATTAATCACCTGCAGAGCGTCAATGAGGAAGCCAGCTAAACTGATTGCGCATAAACGTGCAAATGCGACTATGCAGTTTCCTCATTAAACACCATGCGGCTGCATAGCTTTGCAGCTGTACACACCCACATCTGCAGAGCCTGAACTGCACTGTTTTTTTAAAGCTTATATACCACAATGGACCCGCAATGTGCTTCACTGTAGCATTTAAGAaaacaggtttctgtgaatatccacgttattaaagtgcatgtaaatGTACTGTGTGTTTAATCAATCTTATCAGACAAGGCTAAGAAACTGCATTCCaaagatgccctgtgggaaaaGAATTGACATTTGAACTGTCTGACAGTTGCTTTATAAGCAAGGGAATTGAGGgccaaacaaagaaaaatgggCAATGCCAGGCTATCCTTCAGATACAGTGGCCAGAGCTGTTATCTTATGGATCTACCATCCTGGCTATGAATCCTGTGCAtgttaatgtgtgtatgtgtttgtgaagtttgcatgttctcaccatgtctgcgtgggttttcctcccacatctgcaaagatgtgcatgttaagaTAATTGGCAATTCCAAACTGGCCTAGTGTGAGTCTGAATATATGACTTAGTGGGCCTGTGACAGTGTAGCATCATATCTATGGCTGTTTCCTGTCCTGAGCCCACTGCAGACACAATGTGCCATTTAAGAATGGTATGTCATGTTATATTGAAATGGGAAtgtaatgggaaaaaataaatggGCTTAGAAggtaatgaaataatttaaaggaaTTTTAATCTTTTGAACAACTGAAATCTACACTGTTAAAGATTTTTTGCAGTCTCAGTTTACATTATGAAATATAAGTAGAAACATAGGTACAAAGAGAAATGTTCTTCATGTCTACTGGCAAACTACATGACTATACCAGTAAGTGTCTGTATGTTATAGCACGATTTGGCGAGAATATTTAGTGATGTTctattacaaagaaaatgtaacaatttgACAATTACTGTGTGTAGCAAACTTGTTATAGAAAAGTAGAGAACGCTTAACACACTATACACAAACAAAATTGTATTCAGTGGACCCAGTTTCAAAAAGGATgtgattttcacattttcctttataTCATCTGTACCATGTGAAATACTGCTTCACTTTCTTTTGTGGAGATATCAATATCAGAAGGATCATTTGTGAAAGATTATTTGAATGAACAGCtgaggaaaatgtattttttaaagtttgtagtGCATTGAAATGTTACACACTTGATAAAACATTTCAGGAAACGTATTGTTCAAACAGTCTACAGTAATGACAAATTTCAAGACTTACTAAGCACAAAAACTTTTAGATTTAAATATGAATATGCATAAATATAGCCCTATTACCCATATATCCCTGGTGTCCTAGTTAGTTTTCTTCAGTGCCCTGTAATAGATTTAGACCCTATTAAGTGTAAGCATTCTTAAGCCCACTACTGGAATAAGTGAGTTCTGGAAATAAGTAAATGATCCTaaacaaatcaattaataaaCCTTTGGATAACttatttgaatgaatattctaCAATTTCAAATTACCTCTTACATTAACAAGTCTCTTAGAACTGTTGGAAATGACTCCCCTTTATTGCAAGTAGGGCCAAAAAACTCCAACAACCTGAACTTTAAGATAGACAAAGTGACATCAGATCTGGGACATAATTTAGCAGAAAGAAGTAGAACAGATGATAATAATCGTAAAGGTAGAAAATTATACATAGTCGAACACTAAATGAAGAATGGACATAGATAAGTCACTGTACAAACAGGACAAAATGAGAACCTTTGAGCAGGTAAGCATATAGAGCATGAAACCTAGCACAGGTAAGCTGAACCAGCTCCATCAAATCTCTTAATGCTTTAAAACCTTGCTATGGAACCTGAACAAGCTGTTGCTTGAGCAGAATAGGAGTGAGGGATGCTTGGAAAAGAAAGTGCCGGGGTTTCAGACTTGCACTTACTAAGTTTCTGTTCATATATGTTATCTGGTAGGGTGTGAGGTGGCCTTATTGGCTACATTTAGTGACAGCTGTCTTCTGTGTGGCGAGAATTTGTGCTAATAAAGTCtttgattaataaaatgacaatgtcATTGCAACTGGAACACTTGCTTGAACTTGAGTTTGACTTGTAAATCATTTATGTGTTTAGTATGGGACCAGGACTCTGCATGCACCACATCAAAAGGGACATAAGTGTGTCTAGTATTAAATACTATAGAGAATGTAAAAtgtgtattaaaataataaaaaagataataTTTTAAATCCAACCAACTTTctaataatatgtaatattttgatAAGGCCCGTACTGGTTGGCTGTGTCTCAAAGAAGTGGTCATTCATGGCTCCTTTGGAATGGAACCTGATCCACAAAGGTGGAGAGCAGGTATATGCTTTGCATAGATTGTCAGGCCAGGCAAATTGACAGGATAAGAGGAAATGTGGACAATAGGTGTGAGAAGCCAGGTAAGAAATAATATACCATAGCCTTTTTCCATTCGGGTAAATTTCCTCGGTGTAATCCTGGACAACGAACATAAATAATGTTTCCCAGACTGCCTTCTACACATTCAGAATTCATTCTGCCTTGACACCACATAGCACTGAAGTGTTAGTCAATGCCTTAATTACTTCTCACATCGACTACTATAATGGCATCCTTTCTGGCATCCCAAATAAACTCCTTCACAGATTACAGCTCTGCCACCAGCATCATCACACAACAACCTAGAAGACCATATTACACCTTACCTTATTTGACTCCATTGGCTCTCTGTCGCTTATTGGATCAACTTCTAAATTTTTCTCCTTACATTTAAAGCTTTACACAACATGGCCCACAGCTTCATCACTGACCTCCTCCAACCTATACTCCTGTTCATTCCCTGTGATCCTCATCTGCAGGTTTAACTTTTAACTTCAATACAATGGGTGCTAGGGCCTTTTCTGTTGCAGTACCCAAACTATGGAACACTTTTAACCTAACATATCCAAAATATGGACTCCActgcaaacattaaaactgctttaaaaATCCTTGTATTCCAATAGGCCTTTGCACTGTGAGCCAACTGTTCTATATGGTATCTACTATTTACTGTTGTCCATTATCGCTAAATTCATGCCGATTTCACTATTAATGTTTATATAATGTTTTCTTACTAATTCTTTtaatctttaatattgttttattactgTGGATCTCAATACTGGTCTTTTGTACTCTGTGAGATGCCCTTGAGTGTCATGAAATCTTccttaaaaatgttattattattattattatatgtaaaattttaattaataaaacatacagGAGATCAGAATTTGGGAAGCCATGTATGAACAGTCTCACCTGTAGGACATGTGAGGAGGCACAATTAAACACAGAAAGTAAATGCAGACATGTGCCACAAAATCCAAACATACACCTATCCGTCATGAACTGAATATACATCCCTGGAGCTGTAAGACAGCAAACAAGCTATTTTTTAATACTTGTAATCAaacttctgaaaataaaaagaaaaacaattaaaaagaagacTAATGTGAGCAACTGCAGTACAGAACTATGATATTTGGTAGCCTAAAAAGAAGATTGTAATTTAAATGGTATTTAAATGCTACTAAGAAATTTGGGTTGACACAAATGAACTAACTATAAAACTACTGAATTAGATCTCAGAAATtataacagtaaaatacattCATCTAATAATTTGCTGAACCCATTTTTCAGTAACAGTGTCACAGTTGGCAGTACAGATGCTATATTTCTAACCCGATATGGTGCAAAGGAACTGTAAAGCTTATCCAGTAAAGAAACATGGGCTGCAGAGAAATTCAAGgataaattaaacaaacacaaaGTACCAGGAAATATTACTGAAATAGAACCTGTATCAAGTACGTATCAGGGCAAACAATTCATGACATGGTTTGCTGAGGCTTGTTTGCCCTGAACTGAATCATCGTTAACACAGAAAAGCTGGATTGCTAATGCATTCAAATTTCCTCTGTATGTTAGGATTTACCAAGctacaaaaacataataaattactGTAAACACATCCTATTAACTCAATCATTTTGAAATACTTTGAATTAGAACTATCTAATGCACCCTTTGCAAATGACCTGTGCCTTAACAAAGGTCAGCCTCTTTTACTGTTGAAaagtgtgggaaaaaaaaaataaaagtgttgcaCAAATAGGACATTTATTTTGCTGTCAAGACCAGACAAAACACATATTTTAGGTCAGTGCTGGACTGTAAGGAATTTAAAAGATGCTTTGCTTTTAGTGCCttattacagaaaatgaaaaacatgcatTGAACATGATGTCCCACATTATCCTTAACACATTTTGTGGTCAAGGCTTGTGTTTCAAGTTAATTCATAGCAGACTTTCGAAAGTAGTTTAAATTGTGTCAAAGGCTACAGAATATTACACTTCTTTAAAAAGGATTTCACAGCAGTTAAATATGTTGCAAACAAAGTAACActtcagaaatgtttcttttatattaAGTTTTACAGGCAATTATGTGTTATAAGATAATAATTACttgtattttaattaacaacaaaataatatgTATGATAATAATTTGTATgtattacaaaaacacattaattttcaTTATACAAATTGTAATTCATGAAaacaaactatttgtttcccaaaTTGATGCAATTTAATTGATTTTGCATGGGATTAAAATGAAGTCATAATGTCCTTCACCTACCAACGTATCACAATCATTTAATATGACCCAGTCCACCAATGATTTGtgttattaagaccaaaagaatTCATTGTTAGTGTTATTACATAACTGAATGTGACTAATAGATGCATTATAGAGAGTACCTAATCTGAGGTGCTGCCAGCTGGGTGTTATACATTGTCGATGTGTCCAAGAGTGGGCCAGAAAATGAACTAGTACAGTGTCCAGAGCTGGGACCCTGCCTTGTGCTTGTTGCTGCCAGGTACGGGCCTCTAGTACATCATCTTAAATGTGCTTTGGGGTAGGGTTTGAAATGGATGAAATGTTTGTATTCTATCTTCTGTAATTTGAAAGCAGGAATAGTTATATGACATTATTCTGCAACCTTTAATGTactattttatattcaatactgGGGGTTCCCCCAtgctcgccagccactttgcgtctctgccactggCATTGTGAatagggaggctgaacgcaccccaaggagtcgcggtcgctcctccaaaaccccctcttaaacagtgatacaatgggaaagaaatagttttttttccttctctttgctcgattagctgctggcttgctgctgctgctaccacacagcgtgatctgcatctcacgctgcacttcgaacatttaaaagcctgtacagcagctgtcctactctttgtgttttattttcagccCCGGgcattcttgatatttttttagtttataatttaaaaattaaattttaaaaatggaataagaatctgaaaatcaaacaacatcacattaaagtttgatacattctgaaaagaatgataccatatatatatatatatatatatatatatatatatatataggttttaaaataagccaggtttaaagcgtgacaaaaaacatgacataaaaacgtcaccgttgcacttttaggcttagaattttatatatactgtatatgtagggtAGATATTTCTAAATCTGCATTTTGatgcaatattttgtttttagtaaacATTTTCTGGTATGGAAAAttctaattaattttaaaaagaaaacatatcttggatttttattttatattggcaATTATGATAATGAGACCTTAAACTATGAGAAGCAGAGTTACTATTACCAGTTCCAAAtatacacagagtaaaagtaaaggtaaatatgtaagcataaatagataaataaaaaatgaagtcacAGTAACATTTACAGACAATGTAATGGTCATGAGTTCCTCATGGGTCACGTATAAGTTTGTGACTATGTGTGGTTGTTGCACAAGTTCAGTTCAGTCAGTGCTGCTTTCTGTTATAGGAAGGGGTGGCGATTGCTGTGCATTTAATCCGCGGATTTCTTTTGGCTTAAAGCTGTTCTTCAGCCTGGTGGTGTGGGCATGCAGGGCCCTGAAGTGCCTGCCAGAGGACAGAGGAGTAAAAATGCTATGACTGGTGTGTGTACAGCTGTTTATTGTTAAATGAAAACCTCCTGACAATgaagtttctgtttttaaaatatattcattaatGTTCCACTTAGAGATGTGCCAGGGAAGCTGTGCCAGAAATGCTCCTGCTTCACAGCTCTTCAACCTGGCTTTGTGTCTTGGTTGGGGTATCTGGCATGCATTatggcattttttttattgttcacaaGGTTTAAGTGGGGTGCCTCTAATTTCTTTCTATAGTCCAAAAAATTACAGTTCCTTTAGCTGGTCAGTCTAAATCGTTCAAAGATGTACGCATTTATGCCATCCCATCAagatttgataataataataattattattattgttaccatGATTACATGGTTCAGCAGACAGCATGACCCAGGACAATCTTCATCCATTACCACCATGGCAAGCTCTTACTTATTGTAACCCAGTATGTTCAGGGAATGAAGGGATGAATAGCACTGTAGGCATATGggaatacatttattaaataacttACTTGAGACATTTGAGACTTCCAAGTTCCAAGACAGACATTCTCCAAACTGGGAAAACTAAAACAgccaaaatgacataaaatacaTACTATGTACAGAATtagattaatttgttttttacccCAACACACATACTTCAGTTTCTGAATCTATGATGTTGTTATTCGAGTTAAAAATATTGTAGTTTGCTGGAATGTTTGCTTCAATTGCAACATACAGACAGCAGTaacatgttttgctttttgcACTAACAACTAGGTCTACATTCTAAATCCAAAACTATATGATCAATGTGTGGAGCATATGATTTTACATGCTGTATGTGCCGGATGTGTGTCTTCCATGGCTTTTCCCAGTTTTCCATCAGTAGCTTTGTTATTTGAGATGCTGCTGTCTCGGCCCATTTTCCCCACTCTGATTTTATTCTTCCTTTAGCTGAGGAACTGCAGAAATTTTCTTCAAACACGGTATCATTATTTTCGGAAGGTAtaactttatttttacattcatgatattctTCGCTGGCCTCCTGGGAACAGGTATCTTGCTGGAGCAAGGCAGGCTTGTGTGGCAGACTGGTAACATTTTGGTGAATGTGGAGGATGCCTCCACTGTTCTGTCTTAGGAGTCGACAAGCTGTAGGCCAACCCTCTTCAGAGCTAGGAATTAATCCCAAGTTTACTCTGTCAGCAACATCGCACATGGAAAGCTAGAGGAAAGAGAAAATAGTTAGAACATGCATCATCTAAACAATTAGTAAAAGCATATAAAAACAATATCTTTTTGGTTGTTACTTtactcattttataaacataaaaaactgtATAGAATTTTGAtagcttgtttgttttttgaattacAGGCTCCTGGCCTAAGAAAGAGGACTATACCAAATCTTTAATTATTGCGTTAGATACATTTTTAATCAGTAGTCAGGttgacaataaatataatataaatatttctcaCACTTACACAGACAAAGAACTATAATTGCTTTTGATGTTAGTGTCTAACATAGGATAAAGCTGATGAAAAGTGTTTATTTCTGAAGCAATGGAACAACAGAAATTAGCTGGGAATACAAAGTATATATCTCCAGCATCAGGCATACTGCAGCACTGTATATTTAAACTAAGTGAGTTACATATACTATGGAGGCATACCAAATTATGGATAAACATTGAGATGTACATCTAATGGCAAACATTAACAAGCAGGCTGCTCAAAATGAGAAACTCTACCATGTGAAGCTTGCATGTTCTGCCAGTGTCTGCATGGCTCTTCCACTGAGTACTTtgcttttccttccacatcctctAATATGTGCGTGAAACTAGTGATTTCAAACAAATTTGCGCTAAGAGAGTGTGAGTGGGCCCTTCAATGGGTCAGGTCCATTTCCAGGGTTGACTGCTGCCCAGTGCTACCAGTACAGGCTCCAgtctctctttaaaaaaaaaaaaaaggattaaatgggcttgagaatgttatgttttttccATGAGGATTCTTGCACTATACAGCACTTTTAGAGAAGTCAAGAGTTAGGTTTCAGTCCTTCAATACCACTAAGTCTGCAAAGATTCTGCAATTTCCAAATCTTAAGGCCACTGGAGGAAGCATAACTTACAATATTTTATGATAGAAACTATAGCCCtagtatttaaatttttctaGTTTTTAAACTAGTGTGTTTATAATATAAAGAATTTAcggtacattatttaaaaaaaaaaaaaagcttttcagaCTCATATAGGATGCAGAGCCAGGTTATGATTACATACTGAAATACATGTATATTCATGATGTCCTCAATGAATTTTTGTAAATTGAAATATGTGTAAGTAACAACTTAAAATTgcagctttctttttctttgctctttAGAAGGGTGGGGTAAGTGATCTACATAAGatatattactgtacatataattaGAAGAGAGAAAGGAAGCAGTTGTTTTTAATACCTGTCTGTTATCACCTTCATGGATTACACATTTGTGGGACACTCGGTTAAGGTGGAGGTTTCTGCGCAATGCAATTACTGCATCAGGATTCCACTCACAAGCATGTACCAGAGTAGCCTTGCTATGTACCAGGTAAGGAAGCGTGAAATAACCAATACCTGTGGAGAAAGTACTTATGGTTTTCAGAAAGGAAACACCTTTGCAAATTTGTATTAGGGTACCTAAAACGATATTGTTATCTAGTTTTGAAGCATTTAAGTTAAGTTCATAGCTAATAATCACAGCCAGGTGACTAGGTTTAAGCAGGAAAAGTAATTGGTTAAATAGATACACATaggtaaaaaatgcaaaaataaaatccagaatcaaacataaaaatgtatatgctCTTATTGTCACCATCTTTTGATTGTTTTTACTGTGGAagttacacacacaaaaaaagattgACTATGTGGCATATCCAGTTAATTTACTTGTGTAGAAACAGAATGATTGTTACACATTTGTTAAGCAATTTGTTTCTAAGAATAATCCTGATAAATGTAACGTATTGTATAaggtaacatttgaaaaacaacatatgcacaaaaacataGAGTTAAAAAAGGTAAGAAGGCCAATTTTATTATTACTCTatataaacagtaaatcagtgaCTGATTAGGAATGTAAGTCAAATGATTTGGATTTTCCTGCTGAGATATGCAATATCTGCCTGAtagtgcaacaattttaaaatgtgttatgaaAGACATGCTAGCATTAGTTTACTAATGAGGCTAGAGAtttgaattacagtatatgtgaagCTTAGTGCTTTAACTATAGGTTATGTAGttaatgaataaaagaaatcCTAGTTAATTAGGCATTGGCCCAGCTTGAAACAGGTGAACTTCCTTTTGTACCTGCATACAGGTCCACCACAGTTTCTCCAGTGCAATCAAATGTCATTATTCTGAGCTTCTCTGTGATATTTCCTGAAGAGAACATGCATTTTGTGACATCAAATTCATACCTGCGAGGAaaaagttaagtttcaaagttaatatgtttgtttttgtttttcttattaactAGGCTGAAGGACTACAAACTTTACCAATGCTTGTAAAATTATGGAAAACGCACAGTTATGCTGACTCAAAGTTTGCTCAAGGTAAGCAGTGTGGGATGATACTTTGTCAATGgaagttgtattgtatttgatATACAACTGAGGAACATTACAGTATGACAGAGTCATTATCATTGAGGAAGATTGATGAGCATCACCATTTGCTGCTATAGCAAGAGATTAAATGTAATCTTTGATCAGAACCATAAGAGGGAAAAATTAGGTGGCAGTGTattctacacaaaaaaaaaaaaaagtttggcatatactgtatagttcttaattttaaaaaaatcagtatgtAATTACTAAACTGTAAAATCCCCAAAAAAGTAAactatgtaataaatatttaaattacaaattttgcagtagttatttattataaaaacagcTATAACTGGATGTAGTATTCTACATTGTTTCTGACTAAGTGTTGAGAATTGTCAACACCA includes:
- the trmt12 gene encoding tRNA wybutosine-synthesizing protein 2 homolog; amino-acid sequence: MEDQDMVPAVVTHKNFAQLYRTHLEKNGFLDTRFRLQNLTDNKMALPVLISRLAELNLQHLQDVVAPESTCSTTLIKSQTLVPSKKSCVKSLQRRLQEHVRLLVESTEVIWSEELVRDLPQTWKQHGDLILIAESTFQDPIWKKFGSDIWKTVATALGVKRVAKISRISTDGFRTPVVTLLLGEDSWVNHVDNGIRYEFDVTKCMFSSGNITEKLRIMTFDCTGETVVDLYAGIGYFTLPYLVHSKATLVHACEWNPDAVIALRRNLHLNRVSHKCVIHEGDNRQLSMCDVADRVNLGLIPSSEEGWPTACRLLRQNSGGILHIHQNVTSLPHKPALLQQDTCSQEASEEYHECKNKVIPSENNDTVFEENFCSSSAKGRIKSEWGKWAETAASQITKLLMENWEKPWKTHIRHIQHVKSYAPHIDHIVLDLECRPSC